Proteins encoded by one window of Rhodamnia argentea isolate NSW1041297 chromosome 6, ASM2092103v1, whole genome shotgun sequence:
- the LOC115752251 gene encoding laccase-17-like has protein sequence MQNGTVEMSLDLEKERSSNPSENERLHQKGRDWSCCIHKQFKLHPQVFSTFTPICLLCSAKREVRLSREKMGASFLQSCPLASFFLVAIFASCFFPEPAFVASEGVTRHYKFNVVLQNVTRLCHTRSMVTVNGKYPGPPVFAREGDQLLIEVVNRVPNNISIHWHGVRQLRSGWADGPAYVTQCPIQTGQSYVYNYTIVGQRGTLWWHAHISWLRSTLHGPLIILPKHNASYPFAKPHKEIPIIFGEWFNTDPEAIISQALQTGGGPNVSDAYTINGLPGPLYNCSAKDTYRLKVKPGKTYLLRLINAALNDELFFSIANHTLTVVEADAIYLKPFETETLLITPGQTTNVLLKTKPHYPKATFLMTARPYATGLGTFDNSTVAGMLQYERPLNEPHQSSSVKQLPLFKPTLPPLNDTAFATNFTNKLRSLATGQFPANVPQKINMRFFFTVGLGTNPCQSNQTCQGPNGTRFSAAVNNVSFALPTTALLQAHFTGRSNGVYRPDFPSYPKSIFNFTGTPPNNTNVGNGTKLVVLPFNTSVELIMQDTSILGAESHPLHLHGFNFFVVGQGFGNFDPNTDPTKFNLVDPVERNTVGVPSGGWVAIRFLADNPGVWFMHCHLEVHTSWGLKMAWLVLDGKLPNQKLLPPPADLPKC, from the exons ATGCAAAATGGTACGGTAGAAATGAGCCTGGACTTGGAGAAAGAGAGATCCTCCAACCCCAGTGAAAATGAGAGATTGCATCAGAAGGGGA GAGATTGGTCATGCTGCATCCACAAGCAGTTCAAACTACATCCACAAGTTTTCTCAACCTTTACACCCATCTGTCTCCTCTGTTCTGCTAAAAGAGAAGTGAGGTTGAGCAGAGAGAAAATGGGTGCTTCTTTCCTCCAGTCATGTCCGCTCGCCAGTTTCTTTCTGGTCGCAATTTTCGCCTCATGCTTCTTTCCTGAGCCTGCTTTTGTCGCCAGTGAAGGCGTGACCAGGCATTACAAGTTCAAT GTCGTGTTGCAAAACGTGACGCGTCTGTGCCACACCAGAAGTATGGTCACTGTGAATGGGAAATATCCAGGCCCTCCAGTCTTTGCCAGGGAAGGTGACCAACTTCTAATTGAAGTAGTTAACCGCGTCCCAAACAACATCTCAATTCACTG GCATGGAGTTCGACAACTTCGGTCAGGATGGGCTGATGGTCCTGCATATGTGACTCAATGCCCGATACAAACTGGCCAGAGTTATGTGTACAACTACACCATTGTAGGCCAAAGAGGCACTCTTTGGTGGCATGCGCATATATCGTGGCTACGGTCAACTCTCCACGGTCCTCTGATCATCCTTCCCAAGCATAATGCTTCTTACCCGTTTGCCAAGCCTCACAAAGAAATCCCCATCATCTTCG GTGAATGGTTCAATACAGATCCTGAAGCAATCATCAGCCAGGCCCTGCAAACTGGCGGTGGACCTAATGTTTCCGATGCCTATACCATCAACGGACTTCCAGGACCATTGTATAACTGCTCTGCCAAAG ATACATACCGGCTCAAAGTGAAGCCAGGAAAGACTTACCTTCTTCGCCTAATCAATGCTGCACTTAATGATGAGCTCTTCTTTAGCATTGCAAACCACACACTCACTGTGGTCGAAGCAGATGCTATTTATTTGAAACCCTTCGAGACCGAGACACTCCTAATAACCCCTGGACAGACCACAAATGTACTTCTTAAGACAAAACCCCACTACCCGAAGGCCACTTTCCTCATGACTGCGAGGCCTTATGCGACTGGTCTTGGTACATTCGATAACTCTACCGTCGCCGGCATGTTACAATATGAACGACCACTTAACGAGCCTCATCAATCTTCTTCAGTTAAGCAACTTCCACTCTTTAAACCAACTCTCCCACCTTTGAACGACACAGCCTTCGCCACGAATTTCACAAATAAGCTCCGGAGTCTAGCAACTGGACAATTTCCCGCCAATGTACCTCAGAAGATTAACATGAGATTCTTCTTCACAGTCGGTCTCGGAACCAATCCATGTCAAAGCAACCAAACTTGCCAAGGGCCAAATGGGACAAGGTTCTCTGCTGCTGTTAACAATGTATCTTTTGCATTGCCGACCACTGCTCTCCTTCAGGCCCACTTCACTGGTCGATCAAACGGAGTCTACCGCCCAGACTTCCCGAGCTACCCGAAATCCATATTCAACTTTACTGGGACCCCACCCAACAATACAAATGTGGGCAATGGAACAAAGCTGGTGGTCTTGCCTTTTAACACCAGTGTTGAGCTTATTATGCAGGACACGAGCATTCTTGGTGCTGAGAGCCATCCCCTTCACTTGCATGGGTTCAACTTCTTTGTCGTGGGCCAaggatttggcaattttgaccCAAATACGGATCCTACAAAATTCAATCTTGTTGACCCAGTTGAGAGGAACACTGTGGGTGTGCCTTCTGGGGGTTGGGTTGCCATAAGGTTTTTAGCTGATAACCCAG GGGTGTGGTTCATGCATTGCCACTTGGAAGTTCACACCAGCTGGGGCTTGAAGATGGCATGGCTTGTCTTAGATGGGAAGCTACCCAATCAGAAGTTGCTTCCCCCACCTGCAGATCTTCCCAAGTGTTGA
- the LOC115752225 gene encoding chitinase 1-like isoform X2 yields MEMEKILLLPLIFQVFLCAIPTIHAAPGNSKLFREYIGAEGNNVKFSDVPINSDVKFHFILSFAIDYATSVSPTNGNFNVYWDKQNLGPSAVASIKALKPNVKVAMSLGGDTLGGKFVHFAPKSINSWVSNAVASLTRISKEYDLDGIDIDYEHFSSDPDTFAECIGQLLAHLKQNKIVSFTSIAPYEGDSVQPYYLTLWKKYGHLIDYVNFQFYAYDKGTTVSQFMKFFEDQSSNYRDGKVLMTPRRLVSALKNNHRTF; encoded by the exons atggaaatggaaaaaatcCTTCTACTACCTctcatttttcaagtttttctcTGCGCAATCCCAACAATCCATGCAGCCCCAGGAAACTCAAAGCTCTTCAGGGAATACATTGGAGCAGAGGGAAACAATGTCAAGTTTTCCGACGTTCCAATTAATTCTGATGTCAAATTCCACTTCATTCTCTCTTTCGCCATAGATTACGCAACCTCAGTATCCCCTACAAATGGCAACTTCAATGTCTACTGGGATAAGCAAAATCTCGGCCCTTCTGCCGTTGCCTCCATCAAGGCTCTTAAACCAAATGTCAAGGTAGCTATGAGTCTTGGAGGGGACACCTTAGGTGGCAAATTTGTTCACTTTGCTCCGAAGTCGATCAATTCATGGGTCAGCAATGCTGTAGCTTCACTCACAAGAATTTCAAAGGAGTATGATTTGGATGGCATTGACATTGACTACGAGCACTTCAGTTCAGATCCAGATACATTTGCTGAGTGTATTGGTCAACTTTTAGCCCACCTAAAACAGAACAAGATAGTGTCATTCACGTCAATAGCCCCTTATGAGGGTGACTCTGTGCAGCCATATTATCTTACTCTGTGGAAGAAGTATGGACATCTCATCGACTATGTCAACTTTCAATTCTATGCTTATGACAAAGGAACTACAGTTTCTCAGTTTATGAAGTTTTTCGAGGATCAGAGCTCCAACTACAGAGATGGAAAGGTGTTG ATGACTCCAAGAAGGCTGGTTTCCGCTTTGAAGAACAATCACAGAACCTTTTGA
- the LOC115752219 gene encoding BTB/POZ domain-containing protein At5g60050, protein MAAEDVVRSREVSAMIKQGFIPSQALSFSPSRATASASSLARGAFYSPSSSPSKTLSSPSPPHFSSSETAQQVLTRPTLFDMMSQEQHRLESSNALKSRLSKILSNAPFVNNIVANSVDCDGDLRFGSGDVRLTVVSRDGFRVSMDVHRRVLSEKSRYFAEKLRRDGGISHSVDIEISECDDLEAYVETVVLMYSEDLKKRLIGEGVDKVLGLLKVSSAIMFDIGISACLEYLEAVPWSNDEEERVISHLRQLQLHDSAAEVLQRVSAEPSTSSGADDILLRLLSGVLQAKDDKARREMKSIISRLLREEASDCIRGLDVSRDSLYHLCHRCLSSLILCLSEAAGPDENRRDRGTLMAEIAREADNMHWIVEILIDKSMGDEFVKLWADQKELAILHSKIPTVYRHEISRITAQLCVAMGKGLILVPKDTRLSLLSTWLEALYEDFGWMRRASRSMDKKLLEDGLGQTILTLPLPQQQAIFLNWFDRYLNKGDDCPDIQKAFEIWWRRAFIRQHGPELNNSHLQIAVCGYPN, encoded by the exons ATGGCAGCAGAGGATGTGGTGAGATCAAGAGAGGTCTCTGCAATGATAAAGCAAGGTTTCATCCCCAGCCAGGCTCTCTCGTTCTCCCCTTCAAGGGCCACGGCCAGTGCTTCTTCTCTCGCAAGAGGAGCCTTTTActctccctcctcttctccttccaAGACCCTCTCTTCCCCTTCGCCCCCGCACTTCTCCTCCTCCGAGACGGCTCAACAGGTCCTAACTCGCCCGACTCTCTTCGACATGATGTCCCAAGAGCAGCACCGCCTAGAGTCCTCCAATGCCCTCAAGTCCAGACTATCAAAAATCCTATCCAATGCGCCGTTTGTCAATAACATTGTGGCAAACAGTGTCGATTGTGATGGCGATTTGAGGTTTGGATCGGGTGATGTGAGGCTCACGGTTGTCTCCCGGGACGGGTTTAGGGTTTCCATGGACGTGCACAGGCGGGTTTTGTCGGAGAAGAGCCGATACTTCGCCGAGAAGTTGAGGCGGGACGGAGGGATTTCGCATTCGGTGGACATTGAGATTAGTGAATGTGATGATCTTGAGGCGTATGTGGAGACAGTGGTTCTGATGTACTCGGAGGatttgaagaagagattgaTTGGGGAGGGTGTTGATAAAGTTTTGGGTTTGCTCAAG GTATCTTCTGCTATTATGTTTGACATCGGGATAAGTGCGTGCTTGGAGTATTTGGAAGCTGTTCCATGGtccaatgatgaagaagagagagttaTATCTCATCTGAGGCAACTTCAGCTTCACGACTCAGCGGCTGAAGTTCTGCAGAGAGTGTCAGCTGAGCCATCCACATCTTCAGGAGCTGATGATATCTTGTTAAGACTGTTGAGTGGGGTTTTACAGGCTAAGGATGATAAAGCTCGCCGAGAAATGAAGAGCATAATTTCGCGGTTGCTGAGGGAAGAGGCATCTGATTGCATCAGGGGTCTTGATGTCTCTCGAGACAGTCTTTATCATCTTTGCCATCGATGTCTTAGTTCTCTTATTCTATGCCTATCTGAAGCTGCAGGGCCTGATGAAAACAGGCGAGATAGAGGGACTTTGATGGCAGAGATAGCCCGGGAGGCTGACAATATGCATTGGATTGTTGAAATTCTAATTGACAAAAGTATGGGAGATGAGTTTGTGAAGTTATGGGCAGATCAGAAGGAACTTGCCATTCTTCATTCAAAAATACCTACTGTCTATCGACATGAAATTAGCCGAATAACAGCACAACTTTGTGTTGCGATGGGGAAAGGACTTATCTTGGTGCCAAAGGACACTCGTCTTTCTTTGCTCTCTACGTGGCTTGAAGCCCTCTATGAAGATTTTGGATGGATGAGGAGGGCTTCAAGATCAATGGATAAGAAGCTACTTGAAGATGGTCTCGGGCAAACGATTCTGACCCTTCCCTTGCCACAACAGCAAGCTATTTTTCTCAATTGGTTTGATAGATACTTAAACAAGGGAGATGATTGTCCCGATATTCAGAAGGCATTTGAGATTTGGTGGAGAAGAGCTTTCATAAGGCAGCATGGGCCTGAACTGAATAATTCTCATTTGCAAATTGCTGTATGTGGATACCCAAACTGA
- the LOC115752225 gene encoding chitinase 2-like isoform X1: MEMEKILLLPLIFQVFLCAIPTIHAAPGNSKLFREYIGAEGNNVKFSDVPINSDVKFHFILSFAIDYATSVSPTNGNFNVYWDKQNLGPSAVASIKALKPNVKVAMSLGGDTLGGKFVHFAPKSINSWVSNAVASLTRISKEYDLDGIDIDYEHFSSDPDTFAECIGQLLAHLKQNKIVSFTSIAPYEGDSVQPYYLTLWKKYGHLIDYVNFQFYAYDKGTTVSQFMKFFEDQSSNYRDGKVLVSFSTDGSGGLSPANGFFEACGRLKRLRKLHGIFIWSADDSKKAGFRFEEQSQNLLTSIQ, from the coding sequence atggaaatggaaaaaatcCTTCTACTACCTctcatttttcaagtttttctcTGCGCAATCCCAACAATCCATGCAGCCCCAGGAAACTCAAAGCTCTTCAGGGAATACATTGGAGCAGAGGGAAACAATGTCAAGTTTTCCGACGTTCCAATTAATTCTGATGTCAAATTCCACTTCATTCTCTCTTTCGCCATAGATTACGCAACCTCAGTATCCCCTACAAATGGCAACTTCAATGTCTACTGGGATAAGCAAAATCTCGGCCCTTCTGCCGTTGCCTCCATCAAGGCTCTTAAACCAAATGTCAAGGTAGCTATGAGTCTTGGAGGGGACACCTTAGGTGGCAAATTTGTTCACTTTGCTCCGAAGTCGATCAATTCATGGGTCAGCAATGCTGTAGCTTCACTCACAAGAATTTCAAAGGAGTATGATTTGGATGGCATTGACATTGACTACGAGCACTTCAGTTCAGATCCAGATACATTTGCTGAGTGTATTGGTCAACTTTTAGCCCACCTAAAACAGAACAAGATAGTGTCATTCACGTCAATAGCCCCTTATGAGGGTGACTCTGTGCAGCCATATTATCTTACTCTGTGGAAGAAGTATGGACATCTCATCGACTATGTCAACTTTCAATTCTATGCTTATGACAAAGGAACTACAGTTTCTCAGTTTATGAAGTTTTTCGAGGATCAGAGCTCCAACTACAGAGATGGAAAGGTGTTGGTGAGCTTCAGTACTGATGGAAGCGGGGGTCTATCGCCAGCAAATGGTTTCTTTGAGGCTTGTGGCCGACTTAAACGCCTCCGGAAACTTCATGGAATTTTTATATGGTCTGCAGATGACTCCAAGAAGGCTGGTTTCCGCTTTGAAGAACAATCACAGAACCTTTTGACCAGCATACAGTGA